A stretch of the Equus caballus isolate H_3958 breed thoroughbred chromosome X, TB-T2T, whole genome shotgun sequence genome encodes the following:
- the LOC100054025 gene encoding retrotransposon Gag-like protein 8 has protein sequence MAPPTLALGPPPRTRTSRHASLPTSAEPRRAQPSERGAMDGRVQLIKALLALPLRPQPRRWRNPIPFPETFDGDTDRLPEFIVQTGAYMLVDETLFSSDALKVTFLITRLTGPALQWVIPYIRKKSPLLNDYRGFLAEMKRVFGWVEDEDF, from the coding sequence ATGGCCCCGCCCACCCTGGCTCTGGGCCCGCCTCCGCGCACACGCACTTCCCGCCACGCCTCCCTGCCCACCTCGGCCGAGCCCCGCAGAGCCCAGCCAAGCGAGCGCGGCGCGATGGACGGCCGAGTGCAGCTGATCAAggccctcctggccctgcccctgcgGCCCCAGCCGCGACGGTGGAGGAACCCGATTCCCTTCCCCGAGACGTTCGACGGCGACACCGACCGGCTCCCGGAGTTTATCGTGCAGACGGGCGCCTACATGCTAGTGGACGAGACCCTGTTCTCCAGCGATGCCCTGAAGGTGACGTTCCTCATCACCCGcctcacggggccggccctgcagTGGGTGATCCCCTACATCAGGAAGAAGAGCCCCCTCCTCAATGATTACCGGGGCTTCCTGGCCGAGATGAAGCGGGTCTTTGGATGGGTGGAGGACGAGGACTTCTAG
- the LOC100053981 gene encoding retrotransposon Gag-like protein 8, translating to MDGRVQLIKALLALPLRPQPRRWRNPIPFPETFDGDTDRLPEFIVQTGAYMLVDETLFSSDALKVTFLITRLTGPALQWVIPYIRKKSPLLNDYRGFLAEMKRVFGWVEDEDF from the coding sequence ATGGACGGCCGAGTGCAGCTGATCAAggccctcctggccctgcccctgcgGCCCCAGCCGCGACGGTGGAGGAACCCGATTCCCTTCCCCGAGACGTTCGACGGCGACACCGACCGGCTCCCGGAGTTTATCGTGCAGACGGGCGCCTACATGCTAGTGGACGAGACCCTGTTCTCCAGCGATGCCCTGAAGGTGACGTTCCTCATCACCCGcctcacggggccggccctgcagTGGGTGATCCCCTACATCAGGAAGAAGAGCCCCCTCCTCAATGATTACCGGGGCTTCCTGGCCGAGATGAAGCGGGTCTTTGGATGGGTGGAGGACGAGGACTTCTAG